In the genome of Desulfolucanica intricata, the window CAGTTCCGGTGGGTAAAAATGAAGATGATAATATTGAAATAAGGCGCTGGGGAGAGCCGCGAAAGTTTGATTTTGAGCCTAAAGCCCACTGGGATATCGGAGAAAAATTAGATATAATAGATTTTGAAAGAGGATCTAAGGTTACCGGTGCCAGGTTTTCCTTTTATAAAGGCTTGGGGGCTCGTTTAGAACGGGCTTTAATAAATTTTATGCTTGATTTACATACATCTGAACATGGTTATAAAGAAATATTTCCCCCTTTTATTGTAAATCAAGACAGTATGCTCGGGACCGGACAGTTACCAAAATTTTCTGAGGATATGTTTAAAATTGCAAATAGTAATTATTATTTAATTCCTACGGCAGAAGTACCGGTTACCAATTTATACCGTGATGAAATTTTGGATGGTGAAAGATTACCCATTTACCATGTTGCTTATAGTGCCTGTTTTCGGGCTGAAGCCGGGGCTGCCGGGAGAGATACCAGGGGATTGATTCGCCAGCACCAGTTTAATAAAGTAGAAATGGTTAAATTCTGTCGCCCTGAAAACTCTTATGTAGAGTTGGAAAAGTTATTACAGAATGCCGAAAAAGTTTTACAGTTGCTGGAGCTGCCGTACCGAGTGGTTTGTTTATGTACCGGTGATCTTGGTTTTAGTGCGGCCAAGACCTATGATATAGAAGTATGGCTGCCCAGTTATAAGACTTACAGAGAAATATCCTCCTGCAGTAACTTTACCGATTATCAAGCCCGAAGGGCTAATATTAAGTTTAAAACGGGCCGGGGTAAGCCTCAATTTGTTCATACCCTAAACGGTTCAGGACTGGCTATTGGTAGAACTTTGGCTGCTATTTTAGAAAACTGTCAAGAAATTGACGGTACGGTTAATATACCGAAA includes:
- the serS gene encoding serine--tRNA ligase; the encoded protein is MLDLKFVRNNPDLVREALIKRQETITLDKFLQLDEQRREKLVVVEQLKNRRNVVSQEIGKLKKEGCPAEDMVVEMREVSQQIKEIDDQVKAIEQELESILLSIPNIPDESVPVGKNEDDNIEIRRWGEPRKFDFEPKAHWDIGEKLDIIDFERGSKVTGARFSFYKGLGARLERALINFMLDLHTSEHGYKEIFPPFIVNQDSMLGTGQLPKFSEDMFKIANSNYYLIPTAEVPVTNLYRDEILDGERLPIYHVAYSACFRAEAGAAGRDTRGLIRQHQFNKVEMVKFCRPENSYVELEKLLQNAEKVLQLLELPYRVVCLCTGDLGFSAAKTYDIEVWLPSYKTYREISSCSNFTDYQARRANIKFKTGRGKPQFVHTLNGSGLAIGRTLAAILENCQEIDGTVNIPKVLQPYMGGLEKLNK